Genomic segment of Amphibacillus xylanus NBRC 15112:
GTAAAAGGTAAGAAATCAGGGAAGTTTGCGACATCGGATTGGATGGAAATTGAGAAACAGCGAGGTATTTCAGTTACATCGAGTGTGATGAATTTTGCTTATCAAGGGTATCACGTCAATATTCTTGATACACCAGGGCATGAGGATTTCAGTGAGGACACGTATCGAACGTTAACAGCAGTTGATAGTGTTATTATGATTATTGATGCGACAAAAGGGATTGAACCACAAACGATTAAATTGTTTAAAGTTTGTAAGATGCGCGGTATTCCTATTTTTACATTTATCAACAAACTTGACCGTGAGGGTCGGGATCCATTTGAATTGTTAGAGCAAATTGAAGATGTGTTAGAAATTGAGACATATCCAATGAATTGGCCAGCAGGTATGGGCAAACGATTCTTAGGGATTTTTGATCGTTATCATAAACAATTTGTTCGCTTTAAAGGTAATGAGGAAGAGGAGTATATTCCATATGCTGATTTAGATAAGGACAGCTACCTTGATTTGACTGAACAGCCTATGTATCAAGAAACTTTAGAAGAGTTGGCATTACTTGACGAAGCAGGTGATCCGTTTTCACTTGATCGTGTAATGATCGGGGAACAGACACCGGTATTTTTCGGAAGTGCGCTAGCTCCATTTGGTGTTGAAGTATTTTTTAATACATTTGTTAAAATGGCACCAAGCCCTAAACCAAGAAAAACCGCTGATAAAATTATTCAACCAGATTACGATGCTTTCTCAGGCTATATATTTAAAATTCAAGCAAATATGAACCCAGCTCACCGAGACCGTATTGCATTTTTAAGAGTTTGTTCAGGTCGGTTTGAACGAGGGATGTCGGTTAAATTATCGCGAACAGACAAGACGATTAAGTTAAATCAAACGCAGCAGTTCTTAGCAGCTTCACGTGAAACCGTTGATGTTGCATATCCAGGTGATATTATCGGTATTTATGATCCAGGATATTATCGAATCGGTGATACGTTAACTGATAGTAAAGAACCGATTCAATATGATGAATTACCACAATTCCCACCGGATTTATTTAAACGAGTGACAGCTAAAAACGTAATGAAATCAAAGCAATTTAAAAAAGGTCTTGATCAGCTTGTCCAAGAGGGAGCGATTCAGCTATTTACTGGTCACCCGTACGAAACATTAATTATTGGTGCTGTTGGGGAGCTACAATATCAAGTGTTTGAACATCGAATGAAACACGAGTATAATGTAGAAGTGCAATTAGAGTCAATTGGAGAGCGGATTCCAAGATGGCTTGATCAGAAAGAAGTTGACGTTAAATTATTTGACGAGCGAAATATGCTCGTTAAAGATCGAGAAGGTCAGTTCTTAGTATTATTTAAAAATGAATTTGCTTTGAATTGGTTTAAAGATAAACATAAAGAGATTGACTTAATTGATTTATTTGAAGTTAATCAATACAATCAATCGTATTAAGAAGGATTTGTCGTTTTAGACATTGAATTTCTGATTAAACTAAAAACTTGAGGACACATCCTCAAGTTTTTTCTAAATGTAAGCAAATTCGATTGATAATTATATTTTAATAAATAAACTCAAGGGATAGCGAATATTTGTTCGCATTTATGAGTGTTTTCTTGTATAATAAAAAAGGTATAAACAATGATAATAAAGATAGAATGGAGGCGTGAAGGATGGGACAACAATTTGATTTGATCTCTAGTTATAAACCTCAAGGTGATCAACCACGAGCAATTAAAGAACTTGTGCAAGGTATTAGGGATAATAAGCGCGCGCAGACACTACTTGGTGCAACAGGAACAGGGAAAACATTCACTGTATCAAATGTTATAAATGAAATTAATAAACCAACTTTAGTCATCGCACACAATAAAACGTTAGCGGGACAATTGTATAGTGAATTTAAAGAATTTTTTCCGAATAATGCAGTCGAATATTTTGTCAGTTATTATGATTACTACCAACCAGAAGCCTATGTTCCGTCAACAGATACCTTTATAGAGAAAGATGCAAGTATTAATGATGAAATTGATAAATTACGTCACTCAGCAACGTCAGCTCTATTCGAGCGTCAGGATGTATTAATCGTTGCGAGTGTGTCTTGTATATATGGATTAGGTTCACCAGAAGAATATAAGAATCAAGTGCTATCTTTACGAGTTAATATGGAAAAGGAACGTGACCAATTATTGCGTGACCTCGTAGATATTCAATATGCACGTAACGATATTGATTTTCAACGTGGTACATTTAGAGTACGTGGTGATTCGATTGAAATTATTCCTGCTTCAAGAGAAGAACATTGTGTTCGAATTGAGTTTTTCGGTGACGAGATTGATCGGATTCGAGAAGTTGATGCATTAACAGGTGAAATTATTGGTGATCGTGAGCACGTTGCGATTTTCCCGGCATCACACTTCGTAACTGGAGAAGATAAATTAAAAAAAGCGATGGAAAATATTGAAATTGAATTAGAAGAACAGTTAAAGTATTTCCGCGATAATAATAAATTGTTAGAAGCTCAGCGCCTCGAACAACGTACACGCTATGATCTAGAGATGATGGCAGAAATGGGCTTTTGTTCAGGAATTGAAAACTATTCTCGTCACTTAACACTACGAGAACCAGGCTCGACTCCATATACACTGCTTGATTTCTTCCCTGATGACTTTTTAATCGTCGTCGATGAATCTCATGTTACATTGCCACAAATTCGTGGTATGTATAATGGGGACCAGGCTAGGAAACAAGTGCTTGTTGATCACGGTTTTCGTTTGCCATCAGCATTAGATAACCGCCCATTAACATTTGAGGAATTTGAGAAGAAAGCGCATCAACTTCTATTCGTTTCGGCAACACCGGGACCTTATGAACTAGAGCATACACCAAAAATGGTTGAACAAATTATTCGTCCAACTGGTTTATTAGATCCAAAAGTTGAAGTACGCCCAATTGATGGTCAAATTGATGATCTTATTAAAGAAATTAATCAACGTGTTGCAAAAAATGAACGGACACTTGTGACAACATTAACGAAAAAGATGTCAGAGGATCTGACTGACTATCTCAAGGAAATCGGAATGAAAGTCGCCTATTTACACTCTGAAATAAAGACACTAGAACGAATTGAGATTATTCGTGACTTAAGGGTCGGTAAATATGATGTTTTAGTTGGAATTAACTTACTCCGAGAAGGGTTAGATATACCAGAGGTTTCACTCGTTGTCATTCTTGATGCCGATAAGGAAGGATTCTTACGTTCTGAACGATCGT
This window contains:
- the uvrB gene encoding excinuclease ABC subunit UvrB, producing MGQQFDLISSYKPQGDQPRAIKELVQGIRDNKRAQTLLGATGTGKTFTVSNVINEINKPTLVIAHNKTLAGQLYSEFKEFFPNNAVEYFVSYYDYYQPEAYVPSTDTFIEKDASINDEIDKLRHSATSALFERQDVLIVASVSCIYGLGSPEEYKNQVLSLRVNMEKERDQLLRDLVDIQYARNDIDFQRGTFRVRGDSIEIIPASREEHCVRIEFFGDEIDRIREVDALTGEIIGDREHVAIFPASHFVTGEDKLKKAMENIEIELEEQLKYFRDNNKLLEAQRLEQRTRYDLEMMAEMGFCSGIENYSRHLTLREPGSTPYTLLDFFPDDFLIVVDESHVTLPQIRGMYNGDQARKQVLVDHGFRLPSALDNRPLTFEEFEKKAHQLLFVSATPGPYELEHTPKMVEQIIRPTGLLDPKVEVRPIDGQIDDLIKEINQRVAKNERTLVTTLTKKMSEDLTDYLKEIGMKVAYLHSEIKTLERIEIIRDLRVGKYDVLVGINLLREGLDIPEVSLVVILDADKEGFLRSERSLIQTMGRAARNASGQVIMYADRITDSMKKAIDETERRRKIQHAYNVEHNITPKTIIKEVRDVIRATKVAEEALDSPKEKLNLSDLSKQELHKVIEKMEQEMKQAARELNFEKAAELRDLVLELKAEG
- a CDS encoding peptide chain release factor 3 — translated: MKLTEEINKRKTFAIISHPDAGKTTMTEKLLLFGQQIRSAGTVKGKKSGKFATSDWMEIEKQRGISVTSSVMNFAYQGYHVNILDTPGHEDFSEDTYRTLTAVDSVIMIIDATKGIEPQTIKLFKVCKMRGIPIFTFINKLDREGRDPFELLEQIEDVLEIETYPMNWPAGMGKRFLGIFDRYHKQFVRFKGNEEEEYIPYADLDKDSYLDLTEQPMYQETLEELALLDEAGDPFSLDRVMIGEQTPVFFGSALAPFGVEVFFNTFVKMAPSPKPRKTADKIIQPDYDAFSGYIFKIQANMNPAHRDRIAFLRVCSGRFERGMSVKLSRTDKTIKLNQTQQFLAASRETVDVAYPGDIIGIYDPGYYRIGDTLTDSKEPIQYDELPQFPPDLFKRVTAKNVMKSKQFKKGLDQLVQEGAIQLFTGHPYETLIIGAVGELQYQVFEHRMKHEYNVEVQLESIGERIPRWLDQKEVDVKLFDERNMLVKDREGQFLVLFKNEFALNWFKDKHKEIDLIDLFEVNQYNQSY